From the Thermoanaerobaculia bacterium genome, the window AATCAGGATCAAAGGCCACCAGCGCTTCAGGGGCTCGAGGGAGACCATGTTCAGCTGCGCCAGGAGCAAGGCCGCCCCGATCGCAATGAGGAAAATCCCGGTCGTCTTCCTGACGCCGCCGAGTCTGCGCGAGGGAAAACCGAGGCGTCGCCCCTCCGCGTTGGCCGATTCATCCATGCAGCCTCCTTTCGCCGCCCGGCGGCGGCGGACAGGCAAACGATAAAGGGAAGGCGGAGCGAATGCCACTTCGCCGCAAGAAGCTCCGGATCTCCCCATGATTCAGTTGGATCACGAAGCGGCGGCTTCCGTGGGCTAGATTGGGCGCGGTTCGAAGGGAGGAACCGAAGATGATTCGTATGAGACTCGTTTCCATCGCCGCGGCGCTCCTGCTTGCGGCCGCCGCAACCGCGCAGGAGAAGGCCGCTCCGGCCCCGGGCTTCGACGCCGACGCCTGCGCGAAGCATTGCAAGGAGATGGCGGCGGAGCGCCAGAAGATGATGGACACCCACAAGGCGATGGCCGACAAGACCGCCGCCGCCTGGAAGGAGATCCGCGCCTCGGTCGACGAGGCGAAGAAGGCGCGCGGCGAGAAGAAAGTCGCGGCCCTCGAGAACGCCCTCGACCGCCTCGTCGCGTTCCACGAGCAGATGATGGCCGGGCCGGGTATGCCGGGAATGGGCATGATGCGGGGCGGTCATCCGATGATGCACGGCGGCATGTCCGGATGCTGCGGCGACATGCACGCGATGCCCGGGTGCGGCGGCGGCGGACCTCACGGCATGCCGGACGACTGTCCGATGAAAAAGGGAAACTGACCCTCGATCTTCTCCGGGGTTCTCCTCTTGCCGCCCCCTCTCGAAACGGAGGGGGCGGTTTTCTTTTTTCGGCGGGCGGCTCGCATCGTCCGCTCGACCGCCCCGCCTCTCGCATCGCGAACCTCCTCCCTGCGGTTACTCGGGAGACTGTTCGCGATGCGTCCTCCGCGGCTCGGCTAAGAGGCCTCGACCGCTGCGGGGGTCCACGGGTCGATCCGAACACCCGCGGGCGGCTCGCATCGTCCGCTCGACCGCCCGGCCGAGCGGGGCGGTCCCGTTCCCCCCGCCGGCCCGAATGTCAGCGCGACCGGTAGTACGCGATCAGGTCCAGCACCGGCGGCGTCTTGCCCATCGAGCGCAGGAACCCGGCGACCTGCCCCCGATGATGCGTGCCGTGGTTGACGACGTGGAGCACGATCTGCCAGACCGGCGACACCCAGGGATGCCCCTTCATGTCGCGATACGAGATCGGCTCGGCGATCGCCGCGTCGGTCAGGCCGGCTGCCCACTCCTGCCAGCGCGCGTAGACCGACGTCCAGTCGGCCGCGAGGTCGCCGAGGACGTATTCCCGTGGCCACTCCTGCGCTCCTCCGCGGATCCGGGCGAGCCACACCCGGTCGGCTCCAAAAACGTGCGTGAGCGTGCCGAGGACGCTTCGGTCGGCGGTCCCGAAATCCCGGACGAGCTCGTCCGGCGAAAGCTCCCGCGCGGCCCCGAGGAGGCGCGCGGTGGCCCACTCCGTGTACGCGAGATGGGCCCGCGCGGCGTCGGGAGAGATCATGCGCCGACTCTAATCGATGTCCGGATCCGGCGATCGGCCTTTCATCCGGGGT encodes:
- a CDS encoding DinB family protein, whose translation is MISPDAARAHLAYTEWATARLLGAARELSPDELVRDFGTADRSVLGTLTHVFGADRVWLARIRGGAQEWPREYVLGDLAADWTSVYARWQEWAAGLTDAAIAEPISYRDMKGHPWVSPVWQIVLHVVNHGTHHRGQVAGFLRSMGKTPPVLDLIAYYRSR